Proteins found in one Muntiacus reevesi chromosome 2, mMunRee1.1, whole genome shotgun sequence genomic segment:
- the LOC136161224 gene encoding zinc finger protein 345, producing the protein MERLIKNSIEYSRFRGDWECKSQFERKQESQEGHFSQMIFTPEDMPTFNTQHQRIHTDEKLLECKECGKDFSFVSVLIRHQRIHTGEKPYECKECGKAFGSGANLAYHQRIHTGEKPYECNECGKAFGSGSNLTHHQRIHTGEKPYECKECGKAFSFGSGLIRHQIIHSGEKPYECKVCGKSFSFESALTRHHRIHTGEKPYECKDCGKAFGSGSNLTQHQRVHTGEKPYECKGCGMAFSSGSALTRHQRIHTGEKPYICNECGKAFSFGSALTRHQRIHTGEKPYVCKECGKAFNSGSDLTQHQRIHTGEKPYECKECEKAFRSGSKLIQHQRMHTGEKPYECKECGKAFSSGSDLTQHQRIHTGEKPYECKECGKAFSSGSKLIQHQLIHTGEKPYECRECRKSFSSGSALNRHQRIHTGQKPYECKECGKTFGPGSTLTQHQRMHTAEKLYECKGCGKALGRGSEIQQHKKNHAGEKLCALETS; encoded by the coding sequence ATGGAAAGACTTATAAAAAACAGCATTGAGTACTCACGTTTCAGAGGTGATTGGGAATGTAAAAGCCAGTTTGAGAGAAAACAGGAATCTCAGGAAGGACATTTCAGTCAAATGATATTTACTCCTGAAGACATGCCCACTTTCAATACTcagcatcagagaattcatactgatgAGAAACTCcttgaatgtaaggaatgtgggaaggATTTTAGTTTTGTATCAGTCCTTATtcgacatcagcgaattcatactggtgagaaaccttatgaatgtaaagaatgtggcaaGGCCTTTGGTAGTGGTGCAAATCTTGCTTACCATCAAAGAATTCATACTGGTGAAAAACCTtatgaatgtaatgaatgtgggaaggcctttgGTAGTGGCTCAAACCTTACTCACCATCAGCGAATTCACACTGGTGAGAAACCatatgaatgtaaggaatgtgggaaagcctttagtTTTGGATCAGGCCTTATTCGACATCAGATAATTCACAGTGGTGAAAAGCCTTATGAGTGTAAGGTATGTGGGAAGTCCTTTAGTTTTGAATCAGCCCTTACTCGGCATCACAGAATCCACACAGGCgagaaaccttatgaatgtaAGGATTGTGGAAAAGCCTTTGGCAGTGGTTCCAACCTTACTCAGCATCAAAGAGTTCACACTGGTgagaaaccttatgaatgtaAAGGATGTGGAATGGCCTTTAGTAGTGGTTCAGCCCTTACTCggcatcagagaattcatactggtgagaaaccatatatatgtaatgaatgtgggaagGCATTTAGTTTTGGATCAGCCCTTACTCGACATCAAAGAATTCACACTGGTGAGAAACCTTATGTgtgtaaggaatgtgggaaggCTTTCAATAGTGGCTCGGATCTCACTCAacaccagagaattcacactggtgAGAAACCTTATGAGTGTAAGGAATGTGAGAAAGCCTTTAGAAGTGGTTCAAAACTTATTCAGCATCAAAGAATGCACACTGGTGAGAAACCCTATGAgtgtaaggaatgtgggaaggcctttagTAGTGGTTCAGACCTCActcaacatcagagaattcatactggtgagaaaccttatgaatgtaaggaatgtgggaaggCTTTCAGTAGTGGCTCAAAACTTATCCAACACCAGCTAATTCACACTggtgagaaaccctatgaatgcaGAGAATGTAGAAAGTCCTTTAGTAGTGGCTCAGCTCTTAATCGGCACCAGAGAATACACACTGGtcagaaaccctatgaatgtaaggaatgtgggaagaCTTTTGGTCCTGGCTCAACCCTTACTCAGCATCAGAGAATGCATACTGCTGAGAAGCTTTATGAATGTAAGGGATGTGGGAAAGCTTTGGGGAGGGGTTCAGAAATTCAACAACATAAGAAAAATCATGCTGGTGAGAAGCTCTGTGCATTGGAAACTTCATAA